The DNA window TCGAAGGCACCTTCGACGGTACCTTCGGCCTGGCCGGCGCTGCGATGGTGATCGCCAATACCGGCGTCACCACGATCAACAACACCGGCAGCATCGGCATGAGCGCGCTGGGACTGTTCGATCCGATCAACTCGATCGCGGTCGGCGTCTACGGCGGCGGCAACGTCAACTTCACCAACACCGGCACCATCACCGGCCGGGTGGCGTTCTCCAGCCCCACCAGCGGCGGCAACGTCTTCGTCAACGCCGGCACCATCAACGGCAGCGTTTCGCTCGGCACCACGCTCAGCAACGACACCTTCGTCGCGGTGACCGGCTCCAGCATCAACGGCGGCCTGGTGCCGCTGCCGGGCGTCACCATTCCGACCCCTTCGGTGCCGGTCAGCTTTCTGACCTATGCCGCCGGTGGCACCGTCGACGCCGGCATCGGCGGCCTGGACACGCTGGTGCTCCAGAACACCGTCGCCGGGCCCGGTTCGGGCAGCGGCGGCAGCGGTACGGCGTCGGCCTTGCAATACCTCAACTTCGAAAACCTGACCGTCAACAGCGGCACCTGGAGCCTGCAGGGCGCGCTGGTCAGCGGCAGCGCGACGCTCAACGGCGGCACGGCGATCTTCGACGACGCGCTGTCGTTCGGTGCCGGCACCCTGACCGGCAACGGCGGGGCGATCCAGGCCTCGGTCGGCGGACTGACCCTCGGCCAGAGCGTCAATCTCACCGGCGGCCTGATCGTGCAGGGCGGCAACAGCCTGACCCTGGGCGGCACGGTCAGCGGCGGCGGCGGCCTGATCAAGAACGGCGCCGGCACCCTGACCCTGGCCGGCAGCAATAATTTCAGCGGCGGCCTGGCGCTCAACGGCGGCGGCCTGACCTTGGGCAACGCCAGTTCGCTCGGCACCGGCCTGTTCCTGGTCGGCGGCCCGGCCGCGCTCAATACCGCCTTCACCGGGACGCTGACCAACCAAGTCCAGCTCAACGGCGCGCTGACCCTCAACGGCGCCGGCAGTTTGACCCTGAGCGGCAACGTCAACGGCGCCGGCAGCCTGACCCTCGCCAGCGGCAACCTGGCCCTGACCGGCAGCAACAACTACAGCGGCGGCACCGTGCTGCAGGCCGGTTCGATCGATGTCGGCAACAGCGGCGCGCTCGGCATCGGCAACCTGACCGTCAACGGCGCCGGCAGCCTGACCGGCGCGGCCGGAGTGGCGCTGGGCAACAACATCGTGCTCAACAACACCCTCAACTTCGGCGCCGGCGGCGGAGGCGGCGCGCTGACCCTCAACGGCACCGTCAGCGGCGCCGGCGGCATGAGCCTGGCCGGCGCGCCAGGGCTGACCCTCAATGGCAGCAACAATTTCTCCGGCGGATTCAATCTCGGCGGCGGCGCCCTGGTGGTCGGCAGCAACACCGCGCTCGGCACCGGCGCGGTCACGGTGAGCGGCGCCGGCAGCCTCGATGCGAATGCCGCGGTCAGTCTGACCAACAACTTCAACCTCAACGCCGGACTGAGCGTGCTCGGCAGCAACAACCTCAGCCTCAACGGCACCATCGGCGGCCTCGGCGGCCTGACCAAGAGCGGTGCGGCGACGCTGGGCCTGGGCGGCGCCAACAGCTTCGCCGGCGGGGTCAACCTGCTCGGCGGCGGCTTGAGCGTCGGCACCGGCACCTCGCTGGGCCTGGGCGCGCTGACCGTCAACGGCGCGTCCAGCCTCAGCGCCAGCGCCGGTGTCAATCTCGGCAATGCGGTCGCGCTCAACGCCGACCTCGCGGTCGGCGGCGGCAACGACATCGCCCTCGGCGGCCTGGTCTCCGGCGGCGCCGGGTTGAGCTACAACGGCACCGGTACGCTCGCGCTCAACGGTCCCAACACCTTCGGCGGCGGCGTCGACCTGGCCAGTGGCAACCTGTCGGTCGGCAACAACCTCGCCCTCGGCAGCGGCACGCTGAGCGTGCTCGGCAACGCCGGGCTCAGCGCCGGCGTGCCCGGCGTAGCGCTGGGCAACACGGTCGATCTCGCCAGCGGCACCACGTTGACCATCGGCGGCGCCAACGCGCTGGCGCTCAACGGCCCGATCGGCGGCGCCGGCGCGCTGGCCTACGCCGGCAGCGCCAGCCTGACCCTGGGCGGGGCGAACAACTTCGGCGGCGGCCTGACCCTGTCCGGCGGCAACCTGCTGCTCGGCACCGACAGTTCGCTCGGCACCGGCGCGCTCAACGTCGCCGGCAACGCCGGGCTCGCCAGCACCGGCGCCGCGTTGACCCTGACCAATGCGGTCAACCTCGCCAGCGGCGCCGCGCTGAACCTGGGCGGCAGCGCCGACCTGAGCTTGAACGGCACCGTCGCCGGCGATGGCGGCCTGATCAAGAGCGGCAGCGGCACTTTGTCGCTGGGCGGCGCCAACCTGTTCGCCGGCGGCGTCGACCTGCAGGCCGGCACCTTGGCGCTGGCGCAGTCGAGCTCGCTCGGCAGCGGAACGCTGACCGTCAGTGGCGCCTCGACCCTGGCTGCGTCGGCGCCGTTGAACGTCGGCAATGCGATCGTGCTTAACGCCGGCCTGAGCATCGCCGGTAGCAACGATCTGACCCTGAGCGGCGCGATCGGCGGCAGCGGCGGGTTGAGTTTCAACGGACCGTCGACCCTGAGCCTGAGCGGCGCCAACGGCTTCGCCGGCGGCGTCGCGCTCGGCGGCGGCATGCTCGCGGTCGGCAACGATCTGGCCCTCGGCAGCGGCAGCCTCAACGTCGGCGGCAGCGCGCAGTTGAGTGCGACTACCGCCGGCATCGAGCTGGCCAACGCGGTCAACCTCGGCGCCGGCTCCACGCTCGCCGTCGTCGGCAGCAACGGCCTCGCCCTCGACGGCACGATCGGCGGCGCCGGCGCGTTGGCGATGAACGGCACCGGCACGTTGAGCCTCAGCGCGGCGAACAACTTCGGCGGTGGCGTAGCCCTGAACTCGGGCGCGCTGGCGGTCGGCGATTCGCTCGCGCTCGGCACCGGCACGCTCGCGGTCGGCGGCGACGCCGGTCTGAGCGCCAGCGCCGCCGGGGTGACCCTGGGCAATGCGATCACCCTGGCCGCGGGAGCCGAACTGGCGATCGCCGGCAGCAACGACCTGGGTTTGAGCGGCACCATCGGCGGCGCCGGCGGCCTGGCGTACTCGGGCACCGGCACCCTGATCCTGAGCGGCGCCAACGCCTTCGGCGGCGGGGTGAACCTCAGCGCCGGCACCCTGGCGATCGGCAGCAATGCCGCGCTCGGCACCGGCACCTTGGCGGTGAGCGGCAACGCCAGCCTCAGCGCCGCGGTCGCGGGCTTGAACGTGGCCAATGCGGTCGACGTGGCCGCCGGCACTGCGCTCGACGTGACCGGCAGCAATCCGCTCAATCTCAGCGGTACGATCAGCGGCAGCGGTACCCTGATCAAGTCGGGCCCGGCCGCGCTGACCCTGTCCGGCAGCCTGGTCGGATTCGGCGGCGGCCTGTCGCTGCAGGGCGGCGCGCTCGCCGTCGCCCATCCGATCGTCGCCGGCTTCACCTCCGCGGCCGGCACCAGCGCCAGCTTCAGCGCCGGCAACGACCGGCTCAGCGCCACCGGCGCGGTCGCCGGCACGGTCGACCTGGGCGGCGGCGACGATCGCTACTACAGCAGCCTGGCGTTGTTGTCCGGCCTGACCGGCAGCGTCGCCGCGGGCGCCGGCAGCGACACCTTCGCCGTCGGCGGCGGCCAGGGCACGTTGCCCGCGGCCTCGCTGAGCGGCTTCGAACAACTCGACGTCGCCAGCGGCGGCACCCTGGTGCTGGCTGCGGCCAGCACCGCCCACTTCGTCGACAGTTCCATCGCCGGCAACCTGGTGCTCGACGGCACCTTGACCGGCAACGCCGCCGTGCTCGCCGGCGGCGCACTCGTTGGGGATGGCGCGCTGACCGGCGCGCTGACGCTCGGCGGCACGCTGGCGCCTTCCGGTCTGGCCGGAGCGACCGGAGCGGCGGGCGGCAGCGCCTCGGTCGGCGCGTCACTCAACGTCGCCAGCCTGAGCTTCAGTCCGGGCGGCGTGCTGCAGGTGCGGCAGAACGGCGCCGGCGCCACCGACAGCGTGATCGTCGCGGGCACCGCGAGCTTGAGCGGCGGCCAGGTGGTGGCGATTCCGCAGCCTGGCAGCTATGCGCCGATCACCGATTACCGCATCGTCGACGCCGGTGCGATCAGCGGCGCCTTCACCGGCGTGGTCCAGACCGCCTTGCCTTTCCTCGATGCGGCGTTGGTCACGATCGGCAGCGACGTGTTCCTGCGCCTGAGCGAGCACGACGCCGGCGGCACGGGCATTCGTTTCAACCAGTTCCCCGGCTTGAGCGACAACCAGCAGGCGGTGGCCGACGCGTTGCAGGCGATCGCCGATGCCGACAGCGGCCAACTGCCGACTCTGATCGCCGCCGCGCGCGGCCTCAGCGCGGCGCAGGCGCCGCGTGCGTTCGATACCCTCAGCGGCGAGACCTATGCCTCGCTGGCGAGTGCGCAACGCTACAACGCCGAGCAACTGCAGCGGGGGGTGACGCGCCAACTGGACCTGATCCGCGACTTCGGCATCGAGGACGAACGCAGTCTCGGCACCGTGTGGGTCACCGGTTACGGCGGCCGCGCCGAGTTCGACGGCGACGGCCTGGCCGGGATCGACAACCGTCTTGCCGGCGTACTGTTCGGCCTGGAAGGTTCGCCGGGCGACGCGTTCCGCTTCGGCGGCCACATCGGCCTGGCGCATTCCAGGTTGGAAACCGAGCGCCGCGACGACCGCATCGACGGCGATCAGTTCAATGTCGGCGTCCACTGGCTGTACGCGCCGGGCGGCTTCTGGACCCAGGGCGCGGTCGGCTACAGCTACGCCAGCTACGATGCCGAGCGCGAGATCGCGGTCGGCACCTTCAACGCGCGCAGCGACGCGCATTTCAGCGGCGACGGCGCCTATGCCGCGGTCGAAGCGGGTTGGCGCTGGGACGGCGGCAGCGTTCGGGTCGAGCCCTTGCTGGGCGTGTACTACCACAAGTTCGAATCGATCCGGCTGCGCGAGCGCGGCGCCGGCGACGCGAACCTCGAAGTCGCCGCGGCCAGTTACGATGTCGCCACCGCCGGCATCGGCGTGCGCTTGTCGATGGCCCCGGGGCAGGCGCGGCGTTGGCAGCCGACCGCGGACCTGCGCTACCTGCACGATCTGCAGGACGACGCGCCGCTGGCGCGCAACGCCTTTGCCGGCGCCAACGTGCCCGACTTCGGCGTGCGCGGTTTCGTCGCCGAGCGCAATCGCTGGAATGTCGGTCTCGGACTGAACTATCGCCTGAGCCGGTTCGGCAGCGGTTTCGTCGAGTACCGCGGCGATATCGGCAGCGACGACCGCGCGCACTCGCTCAACCTTGGCCTGCGCCTGGGCTGGGGCGGCTCGCCGGCGATGGCGGCGGCACGGCCGGCGCCGGTGGCGGTCGCGAGCGCGGCGAGCGCGGACTCCGCAGCAAGCGCAGGGACTGCGCTCGCGCCGGCGACCGAGCCTTCGACCTCTGTACCGGTGCGCTCGGCGGAGAGAACGGCGCCACGCGCGACAGCGCCGGTTTCGCCCACCAGCGAAGCCGACGTTTCCTCCCCGGGCCATGCCGGTGCGCGCGGCGCGAACGCCGCCGCTGCGGCCGCGGGCGCGACCGGGGCGGCCACGGCTGCGGCACCGGCGAGCGCCGATGCGACGCCGGCGAGTCGCTCGCCCGGCGGCGCATGCCCGGCGCGTCCCGTCGCCAAGCCGGCGAGCCGTCCGGTCGCCAAGGTCAAGCCCCGCAGCGCCAAGCCGTTGAGCAAGACCCACCGTGTCGCCTCGCGCGGCACATCGAGCAAGGCGAAGCCCCGCCGCGCGCCGGCGCGGCTCGCCGCACGCACACCGTCGTCCGCCCCTCCGTCGGGCGCGGTGCCCCTGTCTGCCGCCGGGTGCGACGAGGCTTCGGCCCGCAGCCACTGAATCCGGGTCGATGCACCCGCGGCGGAGAGGGTGGCGCTACCGGTTCCGGTACGCTGGACCGGAGCCGGTAGTCGCCTTTGCTTTTGGCTGGGTCGGAGATTGGGGATTGGGGATTGGGATTGGCGAGAGCGGGGGCTCTGCGACCGGGATCGTGCGCGGGCAATGGCCGGTTCAATGCAAGGGGCTCGCCGGCGGCGGCGCGACGTGGCATCGTGTGTCGCCGGCGCGCATCGCATGCGACATGAGCGCAGGCTTCCGCCACTACCGGATCGCCCATGAACCGCACGGCCGAAGGCCCGTTCGAGGTCAGGCTCAGCCCGCAACCGTTGCACGATGCGGCGACAGGCCAGTTCGGGCGCATGGCGATCGACAAGCGCTTCCATGGTCCGCTCGACGCGGCCAGTCGCGGCGAAATGCTGGCGGGCGGAACCGCGGTGCAGGGCTCGGCCGGCTATGTCGCGCTGGAGAAAGTCCAGGGCGTTCTCGACGGGCGCAGCGGCAGCTTTCTGTTGCTGCATCGCGGAGTGATGGACCGCGGAACGCCCGATCTCAGCATCACGGTGGTGCCGGACTCGGGCACCGACGCGTTGCTCGGTCTCAGCGGCCGCATGAGCATCGACGTGCGCGAGGGCGGGGCGCATTTCTATCGCTTCGAGTACGCCTTGCCGGACGACGCCTGACTGAAAGGCGTCGCGCGAAGCCCTTGTGCCGCGTCGCGCGCCCGGAGCGCTATGTCCTCCGAAAAGGGCGCTGGGGATCGCGCCCGCTGAGGCGGGAACGGACGATTACTCCAGGCTGATGCCGGCCGCGGCCGGATTGCGGTTCTGCAGGGTTTCGCTGGCCTGCGCCCACCAGGCGCGGTGTTCATCGCTGGCGCAGTAGGCGGCGTAGGACACCGGCGCGATGGTCGCCAGCGAATAGTCCGGCCGCCCCTCGGCCAGCATCGCGCTCATCGCGCGCAACAGCGGCAGCGAGGGCAGCAGGTCTTCGACGAACAGGAACTGGCCGGCCTGGTTGACTTCGAGGAAATGCGCCTCGCCGTCGGCGTCGATCGCCAGGTCGATGCAACCGAACACCAGGCCCAACTCGCGCATCAACGCGGCCAGTTTGGCCTGATCGGCGGCGGACAAGTCGCCGGGTTCGGCGCGCAGGCCGCCGACCGCCTGGCGTGCGCGCCAGTCGACCACGCCGTCGTCCTGGGAGGAATGCAGGCGTGCGGCGAAATAGCGGTCGCCGATCGCGGTCACGCGCAGGTCGCAGCGTTTTTCGACGTAGACCTGATAGATGCCGGGGCAATGCAGCAAACTCTGGTCGTCGTCGAGCATGGCCGCCTCGACGATGCGCGCGTAAGTGCTGAACATGCGCCCGCTTTCGGCGTCCTGCCAGGTATGGGTCATGAACGGCTTGTACACCACCCGGCCATGGCGCGCGACGAAGCGGCGGATCTCGTCGGGATCGTGCGACGCCAGCGTGGCCGGAAAGCGCAAGCCGCAGCGATGTGCGGCGCGCAATTGCACCAGCTTGTTCTCGGCCATGGCCGCGCAAGTCGGACGGTTGATCCACAGCCGATCGGCGCCGGTATCGGTCAGGGCGTAGAGGTTTTTGAGAAAGCGTCCCCATTCGCCGCGCAGGAACGGCTCGTCGCTGCGATGGGCGCGCGGGAAGTGTTCGGGATTGCGCGGGCGCCGATACCAGGTCGCGCCGATGCGCTCGTGATCGAGCGCGCCGCTGCTGCGCAGGCCGAGATCGGGGTCGCAGTGCAGCGACATCGGACCGAGCTCGGGCTCGGCCAGCGAGCCGGCCCAGAGCGCGTCGAGGCCGCTGGCGCGCAGCGCCCAGCGCGCGGCTGAGGCGTGGATGTCGTGGGCCAGCGAGGAAAGAATCAGCGGCGTGCGAAAAGCGGTCATCGGCGTGGAGACGGAAAGATCGATTTCGAAAAAACGCACGCCCCGACCAGCGGGGCGTGCGGCGTCATGACGGGGCGCTGAGGTTTCCGCGCGCGTCGCTCGCACGCGAGTCCGCCGCAGCGTGGGTCATGCGTGTTTCATCGGTTGGGACGATGCGCTCAGACCGCGCCGTCGTCCGGATCGCCCGGGTCGTCGCCGTTCGGGCCGGTGGCGTGGGTGGTGTCGCCCTTGCCGCCCGAGATGGCGGCGATCTCTTCCAGCGACAGTTCGCGCGCGGCGACGCGAGCCAGCGGGCGCACGGTTTCGTTGTTGCGATTCACGTCTTGCTTGCTCATGCAGCGTTCTCCTGAATCGTTGATTGCCAGGAAGATGAAACGCCGTCCCGGCATCGGCGTGGGCATCGATCCTAGCAACTATGAAACACGCGGTTTGCTAATCGTGATCGCAGTTTCACCCTGAATACGCGACAGGTTCGGCAAGGTGTAAAGAGATGTTTCAAATTGTTCGCATCCGCCGTCGCGCAGCGACACCACGCGGTCGGCGCTGCGGATGGTGTCGGGACGGTGGGCGATGACGATGCGGGTGATGCGCAACGCGGCGATCTCGCGATTGATCTCGTGTTCGCGGCCGACGTCGAGGTGGCTGGTGGCTTCGTCGAGCAGCAGGATCGAGGGCTGGCGGTAAAGCGCGCGAGCCAGCAGCACGCGCTGCTTCTGTCCGCCCGACAGCGACGAGCCCAGGTCGCCGACCAGCGACTCGTAGCCCATCGCCATCGCCGCGATGTCGTCGTGGATGCGCGCGGCGCGGGCGGCGGCTTCGATCCGCTGCGGCTCGGCGGCGCTGTCGAAGCCGGCGATGTTCTCGCCGATCGAGCCGGCGAACAGCACGTCTTCCTGCA is part of the Lysobacter firmicutimachus genome and encodes:
- a CDS encoding DUF3224 domain-containing protein, producing MNRTAEGPFEVRLSPQPLHDAATGQFGRMAIDKRFHGPLDAASRGEMLAGGTAVQGSAGYVALEKVQGVLDGRSGSFLLLHRGVMDRGTPDLSITVVPDSGTDALLGLSGRMSIDVREGGAHFYRFEYALPDDA
- a CDS encoding autotransporter domain-containing protein, which translates into the protein MPARAPARFRPHPLSLGIVQAIPMLLALQLWSGQAQAACTPAAPTDGATVSCTGVPILLPPNPNSFLSNANNLDVTVQAGAIMSTLPGGTAMTFGGNGLTLNNLGAIDANAAGSLVLARALAIGNLVVPGSGNVIVNNQGSIEGTFDGTFGLAGAAMVIANTGVTTINNTGSIGMSALGLFDPINSIAVGVYGGGNVNFTNTGTITGRVAFSSPTSGGNVFVNAGTINGSVSLGTTLSNDTFVAVTGSSINGGLVPLPGVTIPTPSVPVSFLTYAAGGTVDAGIGGLDTLVLQNTVAGPGSGSGGSGTASALQYLNFENLTVNSGTWSLQGALVSGSATLNGGTAIFDDALSFGAGTLTGNGGAIQASVGGLTLGQSVNLTGGLIVQGGNSLTLGGTVSGGGGLIKNGAGTLTLAGSNNFSGGLALNGGGLTLGNASSLGTGLFLVGGPAALNTAFTGTLTNQVQLNGALTLNGAGSLTLSGNVNGAGSLTLASGNLALTGSNNYSGGTVLQAGSIDVGNSGALGIGNLTVNGAGSLTGAAGVALGNNIVLNNTLNFGAGGGGGALTLNGTVSGAGGMSLAGAPGLTLNGSNNFSGGFNLGGGALVVGSNTALGTGAVTVSGAGSLDANAAVSLTNNFNLNAGLSVLGSNNLSLNGTIGGLGGLTKSGAATLGLGGANSFAGGVNLLGGGLSVGTGTSLGLGALTVNGASSLSASAGVNLGNAVALNADLAVGGGNDIALGGLVSGGAGLSYNGTGTLALNGPNTFGGGVDLASGNLSVGNNLALGSGTLSVLGNAGLSAGVPGVALGNTVDLASGTTLTIGGANALALNGPIGGAGALAYAGSASLTLGGANNFGGGLTLSGGNLLLGTDSSLGTGALNVAGNAGLASTGAALTLTNAVNLASGAALNLGGSADLSLNGTVAGDGGLIKSGSGTLSLGGANLFAGGVDLQAGTLALAQSSSLGSGTLTVSGASTLAASAPLNVGNAIVLNAGLSIAGSNDLTLSGAIGGSGGLSFNGPSTLSLSGANGFAGGVALGGGMLAVGNDLALGSGSLNVGGSAQLSATTAGIELANAVNLGAGSTLAVVGSNGLALDGTIGGAGALAMNGTGTLSLSAANNFGGGVALNSGALAVGDSLALGTGTLAVGGDAGLSASAAGVTLGNAITLAAGAELAIAGSNDLGLSGTIGGAGGLAYSGTGTLILSGANAFGGGVNLSAGTLAIGSNAALGTGTLAVSGNASLSAAVAGLNVANAVDVAAGTALDVTGSNPLNLSGTISGSGTLIKSGPAALTLSGSLVGFGGGLSLQGGALAVAHPIVAGFTSAAGTSASFSAGNDRLSATGAVAGTVDLGGGDDRYYSSLALLSGLTGSVAAGAGSDTFAVGGGQGTLPAASLSGFEQLDVASGGTLVLAAASTAHFVDSSIAGNLVLDGTLTGNAAVLAGGALVGDGALTGALTLGGTLAPSGLAGATGAAGGSASVGASLNVASLSFSPGGVLQVRQNGAGATDSVIVAGTASLSGGQVVAIPQPGSYAPITDYRIVDAGAISGAFTGVVQTALPFLDAALVTIGSDVFLRLSEHDAGGTGIRFNQFPGLSDNQQAVADALQAIADADSGQLPTLIAAARGLSAAQAPRAFDTLSGETYASLASAQRYNAEQLQRGVTRQLDLIRDFGIEDERSLGTVWVTGYGGRAEFDGDGLAGIDNRLAGVLFGLEGSPGDAFRFGGHIGLAHSRLETERRDDRIDGDQFNVGVHWLYAPGGFWTQGAVGYSYASYDAEREIAVGTFNARSDAHFSGDGAYAAVEAGWRWDGGSVRVEPLLGVYYHKFESIRLRERGAGDANLEVAAASYDVATAGIGVRLSMAPGQARRWQPTADLRYLHDLQDDAPLARNAFAGANVPDFGVRGFVAERNRWNVGLGLNYRLSRFGSGFVEYRGDIGSDDRAHSLNLGLRLGWGGSPAMAAARPAPVAVASAASADSAASAGTALAPATEPSTSVPVRSAERTAPRATAPVSPTSEADVSSPGHAGARGANAAAAAAGATGAATAAAPASADATPASRSPGGACPARPVAKPASRPVAKVKPRSAKPLSKTHRVASRGTSSKAKPRRAPARLAARTPSSAPPSGAVPLSAAGCDEASARSH